The Xylanivirga thermophila genome contains the following window.
AATTTAGTACAGTTTGCAATAATGGGTAGCATATACATGGAAAAAGTTTTAGGCAGAATTGATCCTACTGTAGGACTTATAAATATAGGCATAGAGGATACCAAGGGCAATCAGCTCACTAAAAAAGTCTATACATTGCTTAAGGATTGTAGATATATAAATTTTGCTGGGAATGTAGAGGCAAGGGATATACCTAGAGGACATGCTGATATTTTAGTATGTGATGGTTTTGTGGGAAATGTTGTATTGAAACTTACAGAGGGAGTAGCAAGTACACTTTTTGATATGTTAAAGGAAGAAATGACAGCAAATTGGACGCGTAAGCTTGGTACCCTTTTACTAAAGCCTGGGCTTAAAAACTTTAAAAAGAAGATGGATTATGCAGAATATGGTGGCGCACCATTATTGGGAGTAAATGGAGGAATAATAAAAGCCCATGGTAGTTCAAATGCAAAAGCTATAAAAAATGCCATTAGACAGGGATTATTGTTCATGGAAAATGGCGTATTAGATACAATTGCCAATTCTATTGAACATGAAAAGGAGGAATAAAAAGATGACTGACGGTTTTAATTGCGGTATTCTAGGTACGGGCAGTTTCGTACCTCCAAATATTATTACAAATGAAGATCTTGAAAAGATGGTGGATACCAGTGATGAATGGATAGTCAGTAGGACTGGCATAAAAGAGAGGAGAGTAGTCGATAAAAATGTTGCGACTTCAGATATTGCAGCTATCGCCGCTCAAAGGGCTATTAAAGATGCAGGTATAGATGCAAAAGACTTAGATCTTATAATAGTTGCTACTGTTACACCTGACATGAGCTTTCCGTCTACAGCATGTCTACTGCAGGATAGACTAGGAGCTGTGAATGCTGCAGCATTTGACTTGGAAGCTGCTTGTTCAGGATTCCTCTATGGAATTATTACTGCAAAGCAGTTTATCATAACAGGAACTTATAAAAATATATTAGTAATTGGAGCAGAATGTTTAAGCAAGATTATTAACTGGAAGGACAGAAATACCTGTGTACTCTTTGGGGATGGAGCAGGAGCTGCAGTTTTAGGCAGGGTAGAAGAAGGGTATGGGATATTATCAAACTGCCTTGGAGCTGATGGAGCTGGGGGACAATTTCTATCATTAAAGGCAGGAGGTTCTAGATTACCTGCTTCAGTTGAGACTGTTGAACAAGGTCTTCATTATGTCAGCATGAAAGGCAATGAAGTTTTTAAATTTGCTGTAAAGATTATGGCGTCTGCAGCTGAAGAAGCTGTTAATAAAGCAGGATTGACAGCAGATGATATTGACTATCTTGTACCTCATCAGGCGAATATAAGAATAATTGATGCTGCAAGGAAAAGGCTCAAGTTGGATGAAAATAAAGTATATGTAAATTTGGATAGATACGGTAATATGTCCTCTGCTTCTATACCGGTAGCCTTAGATGAAGCGGTACATAGCGGAAAAATAAAAAAAGGCCATAATATTGTGATGGTGGGCTTTGGTGGCGGGCTTACCTGGGGTTCGTGCCTTATGAAATGGGGAAAATAGTAGTATATTATAATATAGAGCATAGGAGGTTTGACAATGGCAAAAATAGCTTTTACTTTTGCAGGTCAAGGAGCTCAATATGTAGGTATGGGAAAAGAGTTTTATGATAATTTTAAGGAGGTCAGACAGCTTTTCGATGGGGCTGGTGATATTCTTGGGTATGATGTAAAAAAATTATGCTTTGAAGGTCCAGAGGACGAGTTAAAAAAAACTGAAAACACTCAACCTACGGTGTTCATGATAGGAGTAGCAGCTATGAAAGTTTTAGAACTTTCAGGGATACTTCCCGATATGACTGCAGGCTTGAGTTTAGGTGAGTATGGAGCTTTATGTGCAGCAAAATGCATTACTTTTGAGGATGGACTCGCTTTGGTGCAAAAAAGGGCGCGATTTATGCAACAGGCAGTTCCTTTGGGTAAAGGAGGAATGGCGGCCATATTGGGATTGAATCAGGAGCAGGTAATTGCATGTTGTGATAAAGCAGCATCTATAGGTATAGTGGAACCAGCAAATTATAATTGTCCCGGGCAGATTGTATTATCAGGTGAAATAGAGGCAGTTAAAGAAGCATGCCGAATTGCAAAGGATATGGGAGCAAAACGTGCAGTACCTTTGGCGGTTAGTGCGCCATTTCATTGTTCTATGTTAGGTACTGCTGCAGAAAAACTGGGAAATGAACTGGACAAGGCAGAGGTAAAAGATCCTTCGATTCCCGTAATCTCAAATGTGGAAGCAAGAGAAGTAAAGGATGCACAGCATATAAAAGAATTGCTAAAAAAACAGGTAACTCATTCTGTAAAATGGCAACAAAGCATAGAATATATGATATCAAAAGGTGTCGATACGTTTATTGAACTTGGACCTGGCAAGATATTAACTGGCTTTTTAAGAAGGATTGACAAGGGAATGAAGATGTACAATGTAGAGGACATGAAAAGCCTTGAAAATACTTTAAAAGGGATGGAAATATAATATGTCTATAGAAGATAAAATTGCCCTAGTAACGGGGGCATCAAGGGGTATAGGCAAAGCAACAGCTATTTATTTGGCTGATTTAGGTGCTAATGTTGCTATTAACTATTCTTCAGATGAACAGGGAGCAATGTCTGTAGTAGAAGAAATAAGAAAGCATGGGCGGAAGTCTAAAGCATTTAAAGCCAATGTGTCATGCATGGAAGATGTACAGGCGATGATGGATGAGATACGACAAGAATTCGGGGGATTGGATATACTGGTAAACAATGCAGGAATAACCAAGGATGCATTGCTTGTTCGTATGAAGCCTGAAGATTGGGAAAAAGTTATAGATGTTAATCTTAATGGTGTGTTTAATTGTACAAAAAGCGCTGCAAGGATTATGATGCGTCAACGCCGTGGCAATATAATAAATATATCGTCTGTTATAGGTTTAACTGGCAATGCTGGTCAGGCAAACTATGCTGCTGCAAAGGCAGGCATAATTGGTTTTTCAAAGTCAATAGCTAAAGAATTGGCATCAAGGGGTATTAGAGTAAATGTAGTTGCACCAGGTTTTATACAAACTGATATGACAGGCATGTTGCCCCAAAATATAAAGGAAGAACTATTATCTAAGATACCTTTAGGCCGATATGGTGATCCTATGGATATTGCCCATTTGGTAGGTTTTTTGGCTAGTGATGAGAGTAGTTATATAACTGGTCAAGTAATTAATGTTGACGGTGGGATATTAATATAATATTATCATTATGTAGCATTTGAAGGGAGGTGAACATGTTGAGTTTCGATAAGATAAAGGCAATAATTGTTGATCAATTGGGAGTTGAAGAAGATGAGGTTACTATGGAGGCTTCATTTATAGATGATTTAGGAGCAGACTCCCTAGATATTGTAGAGCTTATAATGGCTTTAGAAGATGAATTTAATATGGAGATACCCGATGAAGATGCGGAGAAAATTTCTACTGTAGGTGACGTTGTAGAATATATTAAGAAAAATGCTTAAATTTTTAAGGTCGGGTTTTCTATTAAGAACCCGACCTATCTATCCTATAAAAAGTAGGAGGTTTCAAATGAAAAAAAGAGTTGTTATTACAGGTATGGGAGCTATAACTCCTCTAGGTAATACTGTGGATAGTTTTTGGAATGCTCTCTGCCAAGGTCAAAGTGGAGTAGATACGATAACCAGATTTGATATTTCTGAATATACTACTAAAATTGCAGGATGCGTAAAGGACTTTGATCCTCAAGATTATATAGATAAAAAAGAAGCAAGGCGTATGGATCTTTATACACAATTTGCTATGGCAGCTACTAATATGGCAGTAAAGTCTGCAGAATTAAATCTGGATACTATAGATAAAGAACGATTTGGTGTAATATTGGGCACAGGTGTAGGCGGCATTCAAACAATGGAAAATCAAAAGGAAATATTAATAAATAAAGGCCCAGGGAGAGTAAGTCCATTTTTTATACCTATGATGATTGCTAATATAGCAGCTGGTCATATTTCAATAGCATTAGGTGCAAAGGGAGTAAACTATACTGTTGTCACTGCATGTGCATCAGCTACTAGTGCTATTAGCGAATCGTTTAAAGCTATACAATTAGGAGATGCGGATATAATATTAACAGGTGGCAGCGAAGCAGCAGTGACTCCAATATCTCTAGCAGGTTTTGCATCTATGAAGGCTTTGTCCTCTAGAAATGATGATCCAAAAGGTGCAAGTAGGCCATTTGATTCTGATAGAGATGGATTTGTATTAGGAGAAGGTGCTGGTATACTAATTTTAGAGAGTTATGAACATGCTATTAAGAGAGATGCACCTATACTTGCTGAAATAGTAGGTTATGGAGTTAGTGCAGATGCTTATCATATTACTGCTCCCGCCCCTGAAGGTGAAGGTGCCGCCAGAGCTATGAAGATGGCGCTTGATACTGCAGGTGTAGATGCTAAAGAAGTAGACTATATAAATGCCCATGGAACTTCAACTCCATATAACGATAAATACGAAACAATGGCTATAAAATCAGTATTTAGAGACCATGCATATAAATTGGCTATAAGTTCCACAAAATCTATGACAGGACATCTATTGGGAGCATCTGGAGGAATAGAAGCTATTGCCACTATAAAATCTTTAAATGAACAATTTGTGCATCCTACGATTAATTATACAACTCCCGATCCAGAATGTGATTTGGATTATGTTCCAAACATAGGCAGAGAAATGGAGATAGAGTATGCTATGTCAAATTCTTTTGGATTTGGGGGCCAGAATGCATGCATATTGTTTAAGCAATTTGTTAAGTAGCATATCAAAAGAGCCTATGGCTCTTTTTTTGTAGTGCATAATACTTCTAGACAAAAGCCATATTAAACGGTTAAGGAAGTGTGTATATGAATAGATTAGATAGGATAATGGAGCTTGAGATGTTCCAAAATGACATAGGTTATTTATTTAATGATCCTAGTTTGTTAGATATAGCCCTTACCCATAGCTCTTATGCAAATGAAAGCAAACATAAGATGCAATATAATGAAAGATTGGAGTTTCTAGGGGATTCAGTCCTTAGTATTATAATAAGCAGTTATTTGTATAATAAGTTTCCCAATCTGCCCGAAGGCAGTTTAACAAAAATGAGGGCGGGAATAGTTTCAGAGCCATCCCTTGCTCAGGCTGCAAGAAAAATAGATTTGGGCAAATATTTGCTTTTAGGCAATGGAGAACAAAGAACTGGGGGACGGGAGCGCGACTCCATATTAGCCGATGCTATGGAAGCTGTAATGGGGGCAGTATATTTAGACGGGGGCATAGATAAGGCAACGCTTTTTATACTTGATATATTGAATGATAATATAATAGACGTACAACAGGGCAAGGGTTTTAGAGATTATAAGACCGATCTTCAAGAAGCAATTCAAAGTCATTCTAATAATGATATCAAGTATAAAATAGTAGAAGAACAGGGCCCAGATCACAATAAAATGTTTGTAGCTCAAGTTATTTATGATGGGTGTATAATAGGCCAGGGAAAGGGAAGGAGCAAAAAAGAGGCAGAACAGACAGCGGCTCACCAGGCTTTGAATAAAATATTATCATAAAATATTGCCTGTCCTAATATAGATAAGTATGTACAATCTATATATGACAGGAGGAGAATACAAGTGATAAGGGCTTTAAACAACAAAAATAACAGATCTGGCGATTTTATCAAAGGTTTAACTCAAGATGAAGCAAAAAAGCTTTTAGAGCAATATGGACCGAATGAGCTTATAAAAGGTGAAAAAACTTCAGCTGTTGCTTTAT
Protein-coding sequences here:
- the plsX gene encoding phosphate acyltransferase PlsX, with protein sequence MNIIVDAMGGDYAPNEIIKGCIQAVDEYNTNISLVGQENLIKKQLSILNADVSRFEIINADDIILPDDNPVSAIKNKKESSMVKGLEMIKKDPHSVFISAGNTGALMAGSILKVGRIKGIDRPALATFMINTANKGGSLLIDGGANADCKPDNLVQFAIMGSIYMEKVLGRIDPTVGLINIGIEDTKGNQLTKKVYTLLKDCRYINFAGNVEARDIPRGHADILVCDGFVGNVVLKLTEGVASTLFDMLKEEMTANWTRKLGTLLLKPGLKNFKKKMDYAEYGGAPLLGVNGGIIKAHGSSNAKAIKNAIRQGLLFMENGVLDTIANSIEHEKEE
- a CDS encoding beta-ketoacyl-ACP synthase III, with the translated sequence MTDGFNCGILGTGSFVPPNIITNEDLEKMVDTSDEWIVSRTGIKERRVVDKNVATSDIAAIAAQRAIKDAGIDAKDLDLIIVATVTPDMSFPSTACLLQDRLGAVNAAAFDLEAACSGFLYGIITAKQFIITGTYKNILVIGAECLSKIINWKDRNTCVLFGDGAGAAVLGRVEEGYGILSNCLGADGAGGQFLSLKAGGSRLPASVETVEQGLHYVSMKGNEVFKFAVKIMASAAEEAVNKAGLTADDIDYLVPHQANIRIIDAARKRLKLDENKVYVNLDRYGNMSSASIPVALDEAVHSGKIKKGHNIVMVGFGGGLTWGSCLMKWGK
- the fabD gene encoding ACP S-malonyltransferase encodes the protein MAKIAFTFAGQGAQYVGMGKEFYDNFKEVRQLFDGAGDILGYDVKKLCFEGPEDELKKTENTQPTVFMIGVAAMKVLELSGILPDMTAGLSLGEYGALCAAKCITFEDGLALVQKRARFMQQAVPLGKGGMAAILGLNQEQVIACCDKAASIGIVEPANYNCPGQIVLSGEIEAVKEACRIAKDMGAKRAVPLAVSAPFHCSMLGTAAEKLGNELDKAEVKDPSIPVISNVEAREVKDAQHIKELLKKQVTHSVKWQQSIEYMISKGVDTFIELGPGKILTGFLRRIDKGMKMYNVEDMKSLENTLKGMEI
- the fabG gene encoding 3-oxoacyl-[acyl-carrier-protein] reductase, translating into MSIEDKIALVTGASRGIGKATAIYLADLGANVAINYSSDEQGAMSVVEEIRKHGRKSKAFKANVSCMEDVQAMMDEIRQEFGGLDILVNNAGITKDALLVRMKPEDWEKVIDVNLNGVFNCTKSAARIMMRQRRGNIINISSVIGLTGNAGQANYAAAKAGIIGFSKSIAKELASRGIRVNVVAPGFIQTDMTGMLPQNIKEELLSKIPLGRYGDPMDIAHLVGFLASDESSYITGQVINVDGGILI
- the acpP gene encoding acyl carrier protein, producing the protein MLSFDKIKAIIVDQLGVEEDEVTMEASFIDDLGADSLDIVELIMALEDEFNMEIPDEDAEKISTVGDVVEYIKKNA
- the fabF gene encoding beta-ketoacyl-ACP synthase II, with product MKKRVVITGMGAITPLGNTVDSFWNALCQGQSGVDTITRFDISEYTTKIAGCVKDFDPQDYIDKKEARRMDLYTQFAMAATNMAVKSAELNLDTIDKERFGVILGTGVGGIQTMENQKEILINKGPGRVSPFFIPMMIANIAAGHISIALGAKGVNYTVVTACASATSAISESFKAIQLGDADIILTGGSEAAVTPISLAGFASMKALSSRNDDPKGASRPFDSDRDGFVLGEGAGILILESYEHAIKRDAPILAEIVGYGVSADAYHITAPAPEGEGAARAMKMALDTAGVDAKEVDYINAHGTSTPYNDKYETMAIKSVFRDHAYKLAISSTKSMTGHLLGASGGIEAIATIKSLNEQFVHPTINYTTPDPECDLDYVPNIGREMEIEYAMSNSFGFGGQNACILFKQFVK
- the rnc gene encoding ribonuclease III, with protein sequence MNRLDRIMELEMFQNDIGYLFNDPSLLDIALTHSSYANESKHKMQYNERLEFLGDSVLSIIISSYLYNKFPNLPEGSLTKMRAGIVSEPSLAQAARKIDLGKYLLLGNGEQRTGGRERDSILADAMEAVMGAVYLDGGIDKATLFILDILNDNIIDVQQGKGFRDYKTDLQEAIQSHSNNDIKYKIVEEQGPDHNKMFVAQVIYDGCIIGQGKGRSKKEAEQTAAHQALNKILS